The DNA segment GGAGCGGACCCGAGGCCGGGCGCGGAGCCGTACCCCGGCGCGGAGCCGTAGCCGGGCGCCGAGCCGTAGCCCTGCGGGGCTGAACCGCCCTGCGCCTGAAGAGGCACCCAGGGCATGCTCGGTTGCGGCGCGGAGCCGCCGGACTGCTGCAGGTCGGCGAAGGCGGCGGCGGCGAACGCGTCGGCGGCGGTCGCGGCTGAGGCAGCGCTGGCGGCTGAGGCAGCGCTGGCGGCCGACGCCGCGCTGGCCGGAGCGCTCTGGGCCGGTGCGCTCTGCCCGGATGCGCTCTGGGCGGCCGTTGCGGAGGGGGCGCTCAGGGCCGGATCCGCGAGGCCGGGCTCGGCCGGCGGCGCCAGCTGGCGCAGCACGGCGGCCGTCGGCTGCTGGATGGGCTGCTCGTCGGCCGCGGCCGATTCGGCGCTGCGGCGCGCACGGCGCGAGAGGGCCTCGTCGTCGGCGAAGATCGTCGCCGCGGCGGGCTGCGAGGGCATCATGGGCTGCCGGGCGTCGGAGACGTGCTCGGTCCAGGCGTGGTTGTCCCACCACCGCAGCTGAGGCAACCCCAGCGGGTCGGGATACCACCCGGCCGGCACTCTGCCGTATTCGTCGTCAGACACGTGACTCGTTCCCCCAATGCACGGACACCCGTCCGCCCCGCGGCCAGTCTATGGTCGAACCCTGCGCGAGGGGGAGGAATCGTCATACCCCCCTTTAGGGGCGTACCCCGCGCGGGGTACAGGGCGCTATCAGCTTCTCGGTGGGCTCAGGGCGTGGGCAGCGGACGCTCGGTGCTGGCGAGCCATCGACGACCGTCCTCCGCCCTCGTCGGTGCGGCGAGCGACGGCCCGTCGACCCAACTGATCGCCGTGCGGAGCCCGTGCAGTGCGCTCAGCACCCACACCTCGCAGTCGGCCAGCCCGGCCGGGGTGATCCGCTCGCTCGCCACGGGAACACCCGCCGCACGGGCCGCCTCGAGCACGAGCGACACCGTCACGCTCGGGATGCGCGCCAGCGCCTCATCGGGCTGCACGAGCGTCGCGCCCCGCCACCAGAGCAGGCCACTGTAGGCACCCTCGACGATGCAGCCGTGGGCATCCACGATGACGGCCTCGTCGGCCCCGCACGGCTGCACGACCACTCGCAGACGCTGCAGCGCGTCGAGGTCGGGGCCCTTCACCAGCGGATGCCTGCGCGGGTCGTGCGGGGCGGTGGCGAGCACGGCCGTGCTGCGGGTCGGCGGGGTGGGGCGCAGTCGCAGCGCGAGGGCGGTGCCGGCCTGGCCCGCGTCGGGTCCCGTCGCACGCTCACGCAGCTCGATGCGCGGAAACCAGTCGCCGGTGCGGGGGATCAGCGCGAGAGCGGCGTCGACCGCGGCCTCCGCATCCGGATGCCGGTCGGCGACCGCGCCGAGGAACCGCGCACGATGCTGCTCGAGACCCCGCACGCGGCCCTCCCGCACGCGCCACGAGTCGGCCACGAGCATGCGTCCCTCGTGCGGGTCGCACCAGTCGACGGTGCGCCATCCCGTGGAGGTCCAGGCGTGCAGACCCGCGGCCTCGTCGCTCATGAGCCACCGCCTCGTGAAGGTCGCACCCGGCGGCTCGCGCCGCGGGCGTGCGCGGCGTGCGCACTCCTACCATGGAGCGTATGCGGCGCGGCCTCCTCGAGCACCCGATCGCGGCGCCGCCGAGCGCCGAGGCGCTGCTCGTCGCGCTCGATGCCGCGCACCCCGGTGCCGCGGGGCTCGTCTGGCTCGACTCGGGCGAGGGCGCGACGCGCGGTACGAGCCTCGTCGCGCTCGGCGAGCCGGTGCTGTTCGACCCCGATGCCCCCGTGCTGCCGCAGCTCCGGGCGACGCTCGACGCGCTCGCGGCCCCGCCGCACGGAGGGGCCGCGGGGCGACAGCCGGCGGGCCCGCTCGGGCTCATCGGCTGGTTCGGGTACGAGCTGCGCGCCGAGACCATGCAGATGCCCGCACCCGCCGTAGCGCCCGAGCACCGTGCCGCGTGGCTGCTCGTCGACCGCGGGGTGCTGTTCGACCATGCCACGGGGGAGGCGCGGCTGATCGCGCTCGACCCCTCCGGGCGGGGCTGGCAGGGCGAGCTCGCCGCGTGGCGGCAGCGGATGCTCGCGCTCGCCGCGCGCGCGAGCGATGCATCCCCGCCGCCGGTCGCGGAGCCGCCCGCGCTGGGCCCGCTCGTCGACCGTGACGACGACGCCCACTACGCGCGGATGGTCGCCCGGTGCCAGGAGTTCATCCGCGAGGGTGAGGCGTACCAGCTGTGCCTGACCACGCAGACCGCGGTCGAGACGCTCGACGGCTCCCCGCTCGACGCGGTCGCGCTGTACCGGCGGCTGCGGCGCGGCAGTCCGGCCCACCACGGGGCGCTGCTGCGCGTCGACGGCGTGAGCCTGCTCAGCGCGAGCCCCGAGACCTTCCTGCGCGTCGCCGACGGAATCGTGCAGACCCGGCCCATCAAGGGAACGCGGCCGCGGTCGCCGGAGCCCGAGCGGGATGCGGCGCTCGCCGCCGAGCTCGCCGCGAACGACAAGGAGCAGGCGGAGAACCTCATGATCGTCGACCTCATGCGCAACGACCTCGCGCGTGTGAGCGAGGTCGGCTCGGTCGTCGTGACCGGGCTGCACGAGGTCGAGAGCTACGCGCACGTGCACCAGCTGGTCAGCACGGTCGAGGGGCGCCTGCGGGAGGGGCTCGACG comes from the Microcella frigidaquae genome and includes:
- a CDS encoding aminotransferase class IV, with the translated sequence MSDEAAGLHAWTSTGWRTVDWCDPHEGRMLVADSWRVREGRVRGLEQHRARFLGAVADRHPDAEAAVDAALALIPRTGDWFPRIELRERATGPDAGQAGTALALRLRPTPPTRSTAVLATAPHDPRRHPLVKGPDLDALQRLRVVVQPCGADEAVIVDAHGCIVEGAYSGLLWWRGATLVQPDEALARIPSVTVSLVLEAARAAGVPVASERITPAGLADCEVWVLSALHGLRTAISWVDGPSLAAPTRAEDGRRWLASTERPLPTP
- a CDS encoding anthranilate synthase component I family protein; amino-acid sequence: MRRGLLEHPIAAPPSAEALLVALDAAHPGAAGLVWLDSGEGATRGTSLVALGEPVLFDPDAPVLPQLRATLDALAAPPHGGAAGRQPAGPLGLIGWFGYELRAETMQMPAPAVAPEHRAAWLLVDRGVLFDHATGEARLIALDPSGRGWQGELAAWRQRMLALAARASDASPPPVAEPPALGPLVDRDDDAHYARMVARCQEFIREGEAYQLCLTTQTAVETLDGSPLDAVALYRRLRRGSPAHHGALLRVDGVSLLSASPETFLRVADGIVQTRPIKGTRPRSPEPERDAALAAELAANDKEQAENLMIVDLMRNDLARVSEVGSVVVTGLHEVESYAHVHQLVSTVEGRLREGLDALDAVAACFPAGSMTGAPKRRAIELLDGGVKSGGDGRGGVGHGGLERGPRGIYSGAFGYLGLDGGADLAMVIRSIVVEGGRATVGAGGGVTALSVPAAEVAEMRLKAAALLRALGVEREESGRGPR